In Aeromicrobium marinum DSM 15272, one genomic interval encodes:
- a CDS encoding ATP-dependent helicase, which yields MSDPLSRFAPATAEWFANALGEPTPVQAQAWDREGAGASGHHQLVVAPTGSGKTLAAFLAAIDHLLHTTEEREGTAVLYVSPLKALGVDVERNLRSPLVGITQTAARRGEEFRAVTIGVRSGDTPAAERRRLVAKPPDILITTPESLFLMLTSAARETLRHVRTVIVDEVHAVAGTKRGAHLALSLERLDALQHDPARRPRRIGLSATVRPHDEVARFLGGRSTVQVVAPPSPSRLDVQVVVPVDDLTHIPPLQPATEGGSGARSLDDPGGSIWPHLEADILERVQRHRSTLVFVNSRGLAERLTSRLNEAWAERHGAADDDSGLLARAHHGSVSKEQRDLIEDALKSGTLRCVVATSSLELGIDMGAIDLVVQVASPPSVANGLQRVGRAGHQVGGTSLGVVHPVSRTDLLGAAVTTGRMRDGLIEALAVPANPLDVLAQQTVAACALEPLDVEEWFDLVRRSAPFAGLPRRAFDATLDLVAGRYPSDEFAELRPRVVWDRSAGTLTGRPGAQRLAVTSGGTIPDRGMFTVVLPEDPESAGGRRVGELDEEMVYESRVNDVISLGATSWRIQDITHDRVVVTPAFGLPARLPFWRGDNIGRSAELGEAIGAFVREQGGRSTPPAGLDHRSATNLAAFLAEQAEATGVVPSDRTLVVERFRDELGDWRIVLLSPYGRRVHAPWALAVGTRITERYGVDGAVVASDDGIVARVPDVTGGWDGSAEESAVPGADLFVFEPDELDAIVTREVGSSALFAARFRECAARALLLPRRTPGARAPLWQQRQRSAQLLEVARKYPDFPILLETARECLQDVYDLPALDALTRRIASREVQLAEVTTTRASPFAQNLVFGYVAAFLYEGDAPLAERRASALALDSGMLAELLGRAELRELLDPEVVDRTEAELQRLAEDRRARDAEGVADLVRSIGPLSTAEVAARVTAPEHTDEWLEQLRDQRRLIEVAVGGEVRWAAVEDAGRLRDALGAVIALGVPEAHLAAVADPLGDLVARYARTHGPFTAADVAGRLSLGSAVVLDVLRRLGQDGRVTEGEFRPQATGSEWVDPGVLRRLRSRSLAAARHQVEPVDPRAFARFLPAWHEVGTRRRGTDAVLAAVDQLAGVSLPASAWESLVLPARVADYSPAMLDELLAAGEVVWSGAGTLAARDGWLQLHPADLVLPATVPPGEHGDRHLEVISALDGGGAFLFRQLVEAVGDEQGDLVDVLWQLVWEGRVSNDTLAPVRLLVGRRGTHRSPGRAPRARVHRLRAGGSRPPRPAGPPTASGRWFALPVPAVDPTAEALARTETLLSRYGVVTRGSVMAEQTPGGFARAYRVLRELEQTGACLRGYFIDSLGAAQFASAATIDRLRAFGDDAPTGPDVPALVLAATDPAHPFGAALPWPERDTDAGHRPARKSGALVVLRDGALVLYVEKGGRKVLTWTDDPLALAAAAEALTSVVRSGRIGRLTVESADDRPVEGSPLGEALRAAGFERHPKGLRLG from the coding sequence GTGTCAGATCCGCTGAGTCGTTTCGCGCCCGCGACCGCGGAGTGGTTCGCGAACGCACTCGGCGAGCCGACCCCCGTGCAGGCGCAGGCCTGGGACCGCGAGGGGGCGGGCGCGTCCGGCCACCACCAGCTGGTGGTGGCGCCGACCGGCTCGGGCAAGACCCTCGCGGCGTTCCTGGCCGCCATCGACCACCTGCTGCACACGACCGAGGAGCGCGAGGGCACCGCGGTGCTCTACGTGTCGCCGCTGAAGGCCCTGGGCGTCGACGTCGAGCGGAACCTGCGCTCCCCGTTGGTCGGCATCACCCAGACCGCGGCCCGACGCGGCGAGGAGTTCCGGGCCGTCACGATCGGGGTCCGGTCCGGCGACACCCCCGCGGCCGAGCGTCGCCGGCTCGTGGCCAAGCCGCCCGACATCCTCATCACCACCCCGGAGTCGCTGTTCCTCATGCTCACGTCGGCAGCGCGCGAGACCCTGCGCCACGTGCGCACGGTCATCGTCGACGAGGTGCACGCGGTGGCCGGCACCAAGCGGGGCGCCCACCTGGCCCTGTCGCTGGAGCGGCTCGACGCCCTGCAGCACGACCCGGCCCGCAGGCCGCGACGGATCGGCCTCAGCGCCACGGTGCGCCCCCACGACGAGGTCGCCCGATTCCTGGGCGGCCGGTCCACCGTGCAGGTCGTGGCCCCGCCGTCGCCGTCGCGACTCGACGTGCAGGTGGTGGTGCCGGTCGACGACCTCACCCACATCCCGCCGCTGCAGCCCGCCACCGAGGGCGGGTCCGGGGCCCGGTCGCTCGACGACCCCGGCGGCAGCATCTGGCCGCACCTGGAGGCCGACATCCTCGAGCGGGTGCAACGACACCGTTCCACCCTCGTCTTCGTCAACTCCCGGGGCCTCGCCGAGCGGCTGACGTCCCGGCTCAACGAGGCGTGGGCCGAACGGCACGGTGCCGCCGACGACGACTCCGGCCTGCTCGCCCGCGCGCACCACGGCTCGGTCAGCAAGGAGCAGCGCGACCTCATCGAGGACGCCCTCAAGTCCGGCACGCTGCGGTGCGTCGTCGCCACGTCCAGCCTCGAGCTCGGGATCGACATGGGGGCCATCGACCTGGTCGTCCAGGTCGCGTCGCCGCCGTCGGTCGCCAACGGACTGCAACGGGTCGGTCGTGCCGGGCACCAGGTGGGCGGCACGTCCCTGGGGGTGGTCCATCCCGTGTCGCGTACCGACCTGCTCGGTGCCGCCGTCACCACCGGCCGCATGCGCGACGGTCTCATCGAGGCCTTGGCGGTGCCGGCCAACCCGCTCGACGTGCTGGCCCAGCAGACCGTGGCCGCGTGCGCCCTGGAGCCCCTCGACGTCGAGGAGTGGTTCGACCTCGTGCGCCGCAGCGCACCCTTCGCCGGACTGCCCCGGCGGGCCTTCGACGCCACGCTGGACCTCGTCGCGGGCCGGTACCCGTCCGACGAGTTCGCCGAGCTGCGGCCCCGGGTGGTGTGGGACCGGTCGGCCGGCACCCTCACCGGCCGACCCGGCGCCCAACGCCTCGCCGTCACCAGCGGCGGCACCATCCCCGACCGGGGCATGTTCACCGTCGTCCTGCCCGAGGACCCGGAGTCGGCCGGCGGCCGGCGGGTGGGCGAGCTCGACGAGGAGATGGTGTACGAGTCCCGCGTCAACGACGTCATCAGCCTGGGAGCCACCAGCTGGCGGATCCAGGACATCACGCACGACCGGGTCGTCGTCACGCCGGCCTTCGGGCTCCCCGCCCGCCTCCCGTTCTGGCGCGGGGACAACATCGGCCGCTCGGCCGAGCTGGGCGAGGCCATCGGCGCCTTCGTGCGCGAGCAGGGCGGCCGGTCCACGCCACCAGCGGGACTCGACCACCGCTCGGCGACCAACCTCGCCGCCTTCCTCGCCGAGCAGGCCGAGGCGACCGGTGTCGTGCCGAGCGACCGCACCCTGGTCGTCGAGCGCTTCCGCGACGAGCTCGGCGACTGGCGCATCGTCCTGCTCTCGCCCTACGGGCGTCGGGTGCACGCGCCGTGGGCCCTGGCCGTCGGCACCCGCATCACCGAGCGCTACGGGGTCGACGGTGCCGTGGTGGCCAGCGACGACGGCATCGTCGCCCGCGTCCCCGACGTCACGGGCGGCTGGGACGGGTCCGCCGAGGAGTCCGCCGTCCCGGGGGCCGACCTGTTCGTGTTCGAGCCCGACGAGCTCGACGCCATCGTCACCCGCGAGGTGGGCTCCTCCGCCCTGTTCGCGGCCCGCTTCCGCGAGTGCGCCGCACGGGCGTTGCTGCTGCCCCGCCGCACCCCCGGCGCCCGGGCGCCGCTGTGGCAGCAACGCCAACGGTCCGCGCAGCTGCTCGAGGTCGCCCGCAAGTACCCCGACTTCCCGATCCTGCTCGAGACCGCGCGCGAGTGCCTGCAGGACGTCTACGACCTGCCCGCCCTGGACGCCCTGACCCGCAGGATCGCCTCCCGCGAGGTCCAGCTGGCCGAGGTCACCACCACGCGGGCGTCACCGTTCGCCCAGAACCTGGTGTTCGGCTACGTCGCGGCGTTCCTCTACGAGGGCGACGCACCCCTGGCCGAACGACGAGCGTCGGCCCTGGCGCTGGACTCCGGCATGCTCGCCGAGCTGCTGGGGCGCGCCGAGCTGCGCGAGCTGCTCGACCCCGAGGTCGTCGACCGCACCGAGGCCGAGCTGCAGCGCCTCGCCGAGGACCGCCGCGCCCGCGACGCCGAGGGGGTCGCGGACCTGGTCCGGTCGATCGGTCCGCTCTCCACCGCCGAGGTCGCGGCCCGCGTCACCGCGCCCGAGCACACCGACGAATGGCTCGAGCAGCTGCGGGACCAGCGACGGCTCATCGAGGTCGCCGTGGGCGGGGAGGTCCGGTGGGCGGCCGTCGAGGACGCCGGCCGGCTGCGCGACGCCCTGGGGGCCGTCATCGCGCTCGGCGTCCCCGAGGCGCACCTGGCCGCGGTCGCCGATCCCCTGGGGGACCTCGTCGCCCGGTACGCCCGCACCCACGGACCGTTCACCGCCGCCGACGTCGCCGGCCGCCTGTCGCTGGGCAGCGCCGTCGTCCTCGACGTCCTGCGCCGGCTCGGCCAGGACGGCCGGGTCACCGAGGGCGAGTTCCGGCCCCAGGCCACCGGCTCGGAGTGGGTCGACCCGGGAGTCCTGCGACGGCTGCGCAGCCGCTCCCTCGCGGCGGCCCGCCACCAGGTCGAGCCGGTCGATCCTCGGGCGTTCGCCCGGTTCCTGCCGGCCTGGCACGAGGTCGGCACCCGGCGGCGGGGCACCGATGCGGTGCTGGCCGCGGTCGACCAGCTCGCCGGGGTCTCACTGCCGGCCTCGGCGTGGGAGTCGCTCGTGCTGCCCGCGCGGGTCGCCGACTACTCCCCCGCCATGCTCGACGAGCTGTTGGCGGCCGGCGAGGTGGTGTGGTCGGGCGCCGGCACCCTGGCCGCCCGCGACGGCTGGCTGCAGCTGCACCCCGCCGACCTGGTGCTGCCCGCCACCGTGCCGCCCGGCGAACACGGCGACCGCCACCTCGAGGTCATCTCGGCCCTCGACGGCGGCGGCGCGTTCCTCTTCCGTCAGCTGGTCGAGGCGGTCGGCGACGAGCAGGGCGACCTGGTGGACGTGCTGTGGCAGCTGGTGTGGGAGGGCCGGGTCAGCAACGACACGCTGGCACCCGTCCGCCTGCTCGTCGGCCGCCGTGGCACCCACCGGTCCCCCGGGCGGGCGCCCCGGGCGCGGGTGCACCGCCTGCGAGCCGGCGGCTCACGTCCGCCCCGTCCTGCCGGGCCACCCACGGCCAGCGGTCGCTGGTTCGCGCTGCCGGTGCCGGCGGTCGACCCCACGGCGGAGGCTCTCGCACGCACCGAGACCCTGCTCTCGCGGTACGGGGTGGTCACCCGGGGGTCGGTCATGGCCGAGCAGACGCCCGGCGGTTTCGCCCGCGCCTACCGCGTGCTCCGGGAGCTGGAGCAGACCGGCGCCTGCCTGCGTGGCTACTTCATCGACTCCCTGGGCGCTGCCCAGTTCGCGTCAGCGGCCACGATCGACCGGCTGCGGGCCTTCGGCGACGACGCGCCGACCGGTCCCGACGTGCCCGCCCTGGTCCTCGCGGCCACGGATCCCGCCCACCCGTTCGGGGCCGCCCTGCCGTGGCCCGAGCGCGACACCGATGCGGGTCACCGGCCGGCTCGCAAGTCCGGCGCCCTCGTCGTGCTCCGCGACGGGGCGCTGGTGCTGTACGTCGAGAAGGGTGGCCGCAAGGTCCTCACCTGGACCGACGACCCGCTCGCGTTGGCGGCCGCGGCCGAGGCGCTGACCTCGGTGGTGCGGTCGGGCCGGATCGGCCGGCTCACCGTGGAGTCGGCCGACGACCGGCCGGTCGAAGGGTCGCCGCTCGGCGAGGCACTGCGGGCCGCGGGCTTCGAGCGTCACCCCAAGGGCCTGCGCCTCGGCTGA
- a CDS encoding 4a-hydroxytetrahydrobiopterin dehydratase, which yields MGLLDDDRITAALTELDGWQRDGDAIAKTFTFSSFGAAMAFMAAAAPRIDEMDHHPEWSNVYDRVTVRLSSHDAGGITERDVTLATVLEQVSGTVP from the coding sequence ATGGGACTCCTCGACGACGACCGGATCACCGCGGCCCTGACCGAGCTGGACGGATGGCAGCGTGACGGCGACGCGATCGCCAAGACCTTCACCTTCAGCAGCTTCGGCGCGGCCATGGCGTTCATGGCCGCCGCCGCACCGCGGATCGACGAGATGGACCACCACCCGGAGTGGAGCAACGTCTACGACCGGGTCACGGTCCGGCTCAGCAGCCACGACGCCGGCGGCATCACCGAGCGGGACGTCACGCTGGCCACCGTGCTGGAGCAGGTGTCCGGCACGGTCCCGTAG
- a CDS encoding flavin-containing monooxygenase yields the protein MTATDHFDVVIVGAGLSGIGAAYRLAEQAPGQTYAILESRDSIGGTWDIFRYPGIRSDSDMYTLSFPYRPWTNRKSIADGHDIRQYINDTADEFGIRQHIRFGHRVVSASWSSEAARWTITSQVGDEQTVVTARFLYFCTGYYSYREGYTPDFPGLENFEGTVVHPQFWPEDLDVSGQRVVVIGSGATAVTLIPSLAGRTEHVTMLQRSPTFITSLPQEDVLAGWTRKVLPDGLAHRITRFRNASVAVGFYEFCQRFPKLARRILLTRARRSLPADFDVDTHLNPSYDPWDQRLCIVPNGDLFRVIRRGEASIVTDHVAEFTPKGIALASGDHLDADVVVTATGLQLVTFGEVALEVDGRAIDPHDLHVYKGLMFSGVPNLAWCVGYTNASWTLRADLTSQYVARFMQHLDRTGHAFGMPDPAGAAGQERPLLDLQSGYVQRVTSLLPQQGTARPWTIRQNWWLDSLDFRRTDLDEAMVWGTQDRVAV from the coding sequence ATGACCGCCACCGACCATTTCGACGTCGTCATCGTCGGAGCCGGGCTGTCCGGGATCGGGGCGGCCTACCGCCTCGCCGAGCAGGCGCCCGGCCAGACCTACGCGATCCTGGAGTCCCGCGACAGCATCGGGGGCACCTGGGACATCTTCCGGTACCCCGGCATCCGCTCGGACTCCGACATGTACACGCTGAGCTTCCCCTACCGGCCGTGGACGAACCGCAAGTCCATCGCCGACGGTCACGACATCCGTCAGTACATCAACGACACCGCCGACGAGTTCGGCATCCGGCAGCACATCCGCTTCGGCCACCGGGTGGTCAGCGCCTCGTGGTCCAGCGAGGCCGCGCGGTGGACCATCACCTCGCAGGTCGGGGACGAGCAGACCGTCGTCACGGCGAGGTTCCTGTACTTCTGCACCGGCTACTACTCCTACCGGGAGGGGTACACCCCGGACTTCCCGGGCCTCGAGAACTTCGAGGGCACGGTGGTGCACCCGCAGTTCTGGCCCGAGGACCTCGACGTGTCGGGGCAGCGGGTCGTGGTGATCGGCAGCGGGGCGACCGCGGTGACCCTGATTCCGTCGTTGGCCGGCCGGACCGAGCACGTGACGATGCTGCAGCGGTCGCCCACCTTCATCACCTCGCTGCCCCAGGAGGACGTGCTGGCGGGGTGGACCCGCAAGGTGCTGCCCGACGGTCTCGCGCACCGCATCACCCGGTTCCGCAACGCGTCGGTCGCGGTGGGCTTCTACGAGTTCTGCCAGCGGTTCCCGAAGCTGGCGCGGCGGATCCTGCTCACGCGGGCCCGGCGCAGCCTGCCCGCCGACTTCGACGTCGACACCCACCTGAACCCCTCGTACGACCCCTGGGACCAGCGGCTGTGCATCGTGCCGAACGGCGACCTGTTCCGGGTGATCCGGCGCGGCGAGGCCTCGATCGTCACCGACCACGTGGCCGAGTTCACCCCGAAGGGCATCGCGCTGGCCTCCGGCGACCACCTCGACGCCGACGTCGTCGTGACGGCGACGGGCCTGCAGCTGGTGACGTTCGGCGAGGTCGCCCTGGAGGTCGACGGCCGCGCGATCGACCCGCACGACCTGCACGTCTACAAGGGGCTCATGTTCAGCGGCGTGCCCAACCTGGCCTGGTGCGTCGGCTACACCAACGCGTCGTGGACGTTGCGGGCCGACCTGACCTCGCAGTACGTCGCGCGGTTCATGCAGCACCTCGACCGCACCGGTCACGCCTTCGGCATGCCCGACCCCGCCGGCGCCGCGGGCCAGGAGCGGCCCCTGCTCGACCTGCAGTCGGGGTACGTCCAGCGGGTGACGTCGTTGCTGCCGCAGCAGGGCACGGCCCGGCCGTGGACGATCCGTCAGAACTGGTGGCTGGACTCGCTGGACTTCCGCCGGACCGACCTGGACGAGGCCATGGTGTGGGGCACGCAGGACCGCGTGGCCGTCTGA
- a CDS encoding choice-of-anchor I family protein, giving the protein MHPSPRRRSRVRSVAAATAVLALLSTATVASAAEPAVELSAPDAAVELDVLGTYRTGQFDVSAAEIVAFHPATDRTFVVNALSGRVDVLDAADPTAPTLVGSIAVDQIGEGAVANSVAIRADGLVVVAVEAPVKTDPGALVFADAATLAVLGSVQVGALPDMVTLTPDGSTAVVANEGEPADDYSIDPEGSVGVVALPDTLAAPSQDAVRTADFHAYEADGDRTLDEDVRVFGPTVNEAFPVSANLEPEYIAIGGDGTTAYAALQEANAVAVVDLASATVTDVWPMGFKDHSVEGNGFDASDRDGGIDISTHPVLGMYMPDGLNSYTAGGTTYLVSANEGDAREWGDYEEPVRVKDLGDDGFAPICEDSPAAGLTGDADLGRLNVSIANGLREDGTCYEQLYSFGARSFSIWTTDGTQVFDSGDALEQITAAAVPEFFNSNHSESNLEGRSDDKGPEPENLTIGTVGDRTYAFIGFERVGGIGVFDITSPGDVQFVTYANNRDFAVSVEDADDPAAVLDSAGDLGPEGLTFVPADDSPTGEALLVVGSEVSGTTTYFGVSDLTEVGDTPLAISLDSATVVAGGTLTGSVSGAEPGEVLTATLFSDPVDLGTLTAGADGVAGLSLVVPASTPAGTHTLQVSGPSGTATAAVVVTAAPGAGSGDGAGPGSGTGAGTPGGSNGLLPDTGTGVALTALAAALALVATGVALVRRRSAA; this is encoded by the coding sequence ATGCATCCCTCCCCCCGAAGGCGCTCCCGCGTCCGATCCGTCGCCGCGGCGACGGCAGTCCTGGCCCTCCTCTCCACCGCGACCGTCGCGTCGGCAGCCGAACCGGCCGTCGAGCTGTCCGCCCCCGACGCCGCCGTCGAGCTCGACGTGCTGGGCACCTACCGCACCGGTCAGTTCGACGTCAGCGCGGCCGAGATCGTGGCCTTCCACCCGGCCACCGACCGCACCTTCGTCGTCAACGCCTTGTCGGGCCGGGTCGACGTGCTCGACGCCGCCGATCCCACGGCCCCCACACTGGTCGGCTCGATCGCGGTCGACCAGATCGGTGAGGGCGCCGTGGCGAACTCGGTTGCCATCCGCGCCGACGGCCTGGTCGTCGTGGCGGTCGAGGCCCCGGTCAAGACCGACCCGGGTGCCCTGGTGTTCGCCGATGCCGCGACGCTCGCCGTCCTCGGCTCGGTGCAGGTGGGGGCCCTGCCCGACATGGTCACCCTGACCCCGGACGGATCGACGGCCGTGGTCGCCAACGAGGGCGAGCCGGCCGACGACTACAGCATCGACCCGGAGGGATCGGTCGGTGTCGTCGCGCTGCCGGACACCCTCGCCGCCCCCTCCCAGGACGCCGTCCGGACGGCCGACTTCCACGCGTACGAGGCCGACGGCGACCGCACCCTCGACGAGGACGTGCGCGTGTTCGGCCCGACGGTCAACGAGGCGTTCCCGGTCTCGGCGAACCTCGAGCCGGAGTACATCGCCATCGGCGGCGACGGCACCACCGCCTACGCCGCCCTGCAGGAGGCCAACGCCGTGGCGGTCGTCGACTTGGCCTCGGCGACGGTGACCGACGTCTGGCCGATGGGGTTCAAGGACCACTCGGTGGAGGGCAACGGCTTCGACGCCTCGGACCGCGACGGCGGCATCGACATCTCGACCCATCCCGTGCTCGGCATGTACATGCCCGACGGCCTCAACTCCTACACCGCAGGTGGCACGACCTACCTGGTCTCGGCCAACGAGGGTGACGCCCGCGAGTGGGGCGACTACGAAGAGCCGGTCCGGGTCAAGGACCTCGGCGACGACGGCTTCGCGCCGATCTGCGAGGACTCCCCCGCTGCCGGCCTGACGGGCGACGCCGACCTCGGACGACTGAACGTCTCGATCGCCAACGGTCTCCGCGAGGACGGCACCTGCTACGAGCAGCTGTACTCCTTCGGCGCCCGGTCGTTCTCGATCTGGACCACCGACGGCACCCAGGTGTTCGACTCCGGCGACGCGCTGGAGCAGATCACCGCGGCAGCCGTGCCGGAGTTCTTCAACTCCAACCACAGCGAGTCCAACCTCGAGGGACGCAGCGACGACAAGGGTCCGGAGCCGGAGAACCTCACCATCGGCACGGTCGGCGACCGGACCTACGCGTTCATCGGGTTCGAGCGCGTCGGCGGGATCGGCGTCTTCGACATCACCTCCCCCGGCGACGTCCAGTTCGTGACCTACGCCAACAACCGGGACTTCGCCGTCTCGGTCGAGGACGCTGACGACCCGGCCGCGGTGCTGGACTCCGCGGGTGACCTCGGACCTGAGGGCCTGACGTTCGTGCCGGCCGACGACTCCCCGACCGGCGAGGCCCTGCTCGTCGTCGGCAGCGAGGTCTCGGGCACCACGACGTACTTCGGCGTCAGTGACCTCACCGAGGTCGGCGACACCCCCTTGGCCATCAGTCTGGACAGCGCCACGGTCGTGGCGGGCGGCACGCTGACCGGTTCGGTGTCCGGGGCCGAGCCCGGCGAGGTCCTCACGGCCACGCTGTTCTCCGACCCGGTCGACCTCGGCACGCTGACCGCCGGGGCCGACGGGGTCGCCGGGCTGTCGCTGGTGGTCCCGGCGTCCACGCCGGCCGGGACCCACACCCTGCAGGTGTCCGGCCCGTCGGGCACGGCGACCGCGGCGGTCGTGGTCACGGCCGCCCCCGGCGCCGGCAGTGGCGACGGTGCCGGGCCGGGCAGCGGTACCGGCGCTGGAACGCCGGGTGGCTCGAACGGCCTGTTGCCCGACACCGGCACCGGTGTCGCCCTGACGGCCCTCGCGGCAGCCTTGGCCCTCGTGGCCACCGGTGTCGCCCTGGTGCGTCGCCGATCGGCGGCGTAG
- a CDS encoding vitamin K epoxide reductase family protein, which yields MTTPIPDTDLDTDLDAVETPSLRGYGLFLAVTASVALAAALILVHDKITLLENPGETLNCDISAFVSCGGVLTQPQAEVFGFANPLMGIVGFSILAAFGVLLASGGTLPHWFWGGLQVGVLFGIGFVTWLQSQSIYVIELLCPWCMVVWAMMIPIFVVTTGQVLRQYAPGAALTRFVNDWRVLIIALWFVALVSLIWFKFGDTLWA from the coding sequence GTGACCACCCCGATTCCCGACACCGACCTCGACACCGACCTCGACGCGGTCGAGACCCCCTCCCTTCGCGGGTACGGGCTGTTCCTCGCCGTCACGGCCTCCGTCGCGCTCGCCGCGGCGCTGATCCTGGTCCACGACAAGATCACGCTGCTGGAGAATCCCGGCGAGACGCTCAACTGCGACATCAGCGCCTTCGTCAGCTGCGGCGGGGTGCTGACCCAGCCGCAGGCCGAGGTGTTCGGCTTCGCCAATCCGCTCATGGGCATCGTCGGCTTCTCGATCCTGGCCGCGTTCGGCGTCCTGCTGGCCAGCGGCGGGACCCTGCCCCACTGGTTCTGGGGCGGCCTGCAGGTCGGCGTGCTGTTCGGCATCGGCTTCGTCACCTGGCTGCAGAGCCAGAGCATCTACGTCATCGAGCTGCTCTGCCCGTGGTGCATGGTCGTCTGGGCGATGATGATCCCGATCTTCGTGGTCACGACCGGTCAGGTGCTGCGCCAGTACGCGCCCGGCGCGGCCCTCACCCGGTTCGTCAACGACTGGCGGGTGCTGATCATCGCCCTGTGGTTCGTGGCCCTGGTGAGCCTCATCTGGTTCAAGTTCGGCGACACCCTCTGGGCCTGA
- a CDS encoding DNA-formamidopyrimidine glycosylase family protein: MPEGDTVWRTAHHLHEVLAGRDLVTFDLRVPDFATSDLTGHRVDEVVSRGKHLLTRIGSFTLHTHLKMEGAWHVQPRGAGWRRPAHSARAVLETTEHQAIGYSLGVVELVPRDAEDTVVGHLGPDLLGPDWDAAEAVRRLRTDPTRPVFLALLDQRNLAGLGNEYVNELLFTAGLAPTRPVSDVPDLPRLVARGRQMLDVNKARVERSFTGSTRPGQERWVYSRERRPCRRCGTRISQGSLGDDPVRQRNTFWCPHCQT; this comes from the coding sequence GTGCCGGAGGGTGACACCGTGTGGCGCACCGCGCACCACCTCCACGAGGTGCTGGCCGGGCGCGACCTGGTCACGTTCGACCTGCGCGTCCCCGACTTCGCGACCTCCGACCTGACCGGCCACCGGGTCGACGAGGTGGTCAGCCGCGGCAAGCACCTGCTCACCCGCATCGGCTCGTTCACCCTGCACACCCATCTCAAGATGGAGGGCGCCTGGCACGTGCAGCCCCGCGGAGCCGGTTGGCGTCGCCCTGCCCACAGCGCCCGCGCCGTCCTCGAGACCACCGAGCACCAGGCCATCGGCTACTCCCTGGGGGTCGTCGAGCTGGTCCCCCGGGACGCCGAGGACACCGTCGTCGGCCACCTGGGCCCCGACCTCCTCGGACCGGACTGGGACGCCGCCGAGGCGGTGCGCCGACTGCGGACCGACCCGACCCGACCCGTCTTCCTCGCCCTGCTCGACCAGCGCAACCTCGCCGGGCTCGGCAACGAGTACGTCAACGAGCTGCTGTTCACCGCGGGACTCGCGCCCACGCGGCCGGTGTCGGACGTGCCGGACCTGCCCCGCCTGGTCGCCCGGGGCCGGCAGATGCTCGACGTCAACAAGGCCCGGGTCGAACGGTCCTTCACCGGGTCGACGCGCCCGGGTCAGGAGCGGTGGGTCTACTCCCGGGAGCGCCGTCCCTGCCGTCGCTGCGGCACCCGCATCAGCCAGGGATCACTCGGCGACGACCCGGTCCGGCAGCGCAACACGTTCTGGTGCCCGCACTGCCAGACCTGA